One genomic window of Kaistia geumhonensis includes the following:
- a CDS encoding DeoR/GlpR family DNA-binding transcription regulator codes for MQPDDFPTYDPAVGFGRMPAGARQSLILDVVEMDGFVSVSQIASNLNVSEMTIRRDLVVLEERGLLARTHGGAVSAATSPREVFDLEEPAFKRRRHRNAREKAAIAHAAARLIGPSETIGLDVGTSTLTLAEAIVDRSDLRVFTNSLRAAMVLSASKSPVYVLGGEVRNPEQSVVGSRAVGELANYNLDRVFIGVSGLIEAGFFDYSVEDSEVKRAFIARADQVVILCDSSKFDHRSLARVCDVAGADVIVTDAPPPGHLARALEAAEVEVIVAAAGAERA; via the coding sequence ATGCAGCCCGACGACTTCCCCACCTACGATCCCGCCGTCGGCTTCGGCCGCATGCCGGCCGGGGCGCGGCAGTCGCTCATCCTCGACGTGGTCGAGATGGACGGTTTCGTCTCGGTCTCGCAGATCGCTTCCAACCTGAACGTATCGGAGATGACGATCCGTCGCGATCTCGTCGTCCTCGAGGAGCGCGGCCTGCTCGCCCGCACGCATGGCGGCGCCGTTTCGGCCGCCACCAGTCCGCGCGAGGTGTTCGATCTCGAGGAGCCGGCCTTCAAGCGCCGCCGTCATCGCAACGCCCGCGAGAAGGCCGCCATCGCCCACGCCGCCGCGCGCCTGATCGGGCCCAGCGAGACGATCGGCCTCGATGTCGGCACGTCGACGCTGACGCTGGCGGAGGCGATCGTCGATCGCTCCGATCTGCGGGTCTTCACCAACAGCCTGCGCGCCGCGATGGTGCTCTCGGCCTCGAAGAGCCCCGTCTATGTGCTCGGCGGCGAGGTTCGCAATCCCGAGCAGTCGGTCGTCGGATCGCGCGCGGTGGGCGAGCTCGCCAACTACAATCTCGATCGCGTGTTCATCGGCGTTTCCGGACTGATCGAGGCCGGCTTCTTCGATTATTCGGTCGAGGACAGCGAGGTGAAGCGGGCTTTCATCGCTCGCGCCGACCAGGTGGTCATCCTCTGCGATTCCTCGAAATTCGATCATCGCTCGCTCGCCCGCGTCTGCGACGTCGCAGGCGCGGATGTCATCGTCACCGACGCGCCGCCGCCCGGCCATCTCGCCCGGGCGCTGGAGGCAGCTGAGGTGGAGGTGATCGTGGCGGCGGCCGGCGCGGAACGGGCCTGA
- a CDS encoding inositol monophosphatase family protein, protein MLSLAELVTIPAIAPSPLTAAMLEAALAGAGAIADLGGRHERGRLTLKGARDFQTAADIASERAITAVLAARFPDAAILGEEETAIAGTGRRFLIDPIDGTTNFAWGLPFFGICIALEEDGETVAGVVLDPSFGEAFVAEKGRGAFRNGERLHIDRTLAPHEALIGASLPVPGQVRSVEVETYHRALRTVIDTAAGVRRLGSAALSLCAVAASRHDAFFEDSLSPLDYAAAALVVAEAGGIVTGFSGAPVDEGGAILAANPALHPWLVSLFA, encoded by the coding sequence ATGCTCTCACTCGCCGAACTCGTGACCATCCCCGCCATCGCGCCCTCGCCGCTCACCGCAGCGATGCTGGAGGCGGCGCTGGCCGGTGCCGGGGCGATCGCAGATCTCGGCGGGCGGCACGAGCGCGGGCGGCTCACGCTGAAGGGCGCGCGCGATTTCCAGACCGCGGCCGACATCGCCTCGGAACGGGCGATCACCGCCGTGCTCGCCGCGCGTTTTCCCGATGCGGCGATCCTCGGCGAGGAAGAGACGGCGATCGCCGGGACGGGACGCCGCTTCCTGATCGACCCGATCGACGGCACCACCAATTTCGCCTGGGGACTTCCCTTCTTTGGCATCTGCATCGCGCTCGAAGAAGACGGCGAGACCGTCGCCGGCGTCGTGCTCGATCCCTCCTTCGGCGAGGCCTTCGTCGCCGAGAAAGGCCGCGGCGCCTTTCGCAATGGCGAGCGACTCCACATCGACCGCACCCTCGCGCCCCACGAGGCGCTGATCGGCGCCAGCCTGCCCGTGCCGGGGCAGGTGCGCAGCGTCGAGGTCGAGACCTATCACCGCGCGCTGCGCACCGTCATCGACACGGCGGCGGGCGTCCGCCGCCTGGGCTCGGCGGCGCTCAGCCTGTGCGCGGTGGCGGCCTCGCGGCACGACGCCTTCTTCGAGGACAGCCTCTCGCCGCTCGACTATGCCGCGGCGGCGCTGGTGGTCGCCGAGGCGGGCGGCATCGTCACGGGGTTCTCGGGCGCGCCGGTCGACGAAGGCGGGGCGATCCTCGCCGCCAATCCCGCGCTTCACCCCTGGCTGGTGTCGCTCTTCGCATAG
- a CDS encoding FGGY-family carbohydrate kinase, which yields MSAPAASPDTVIGLDIGTTSTIGIAVRMPGEIVHVASRPVSLSSPHPGWAEEDPAEWWTNSVAVLKEIVAALPGGGASLAGLCVTGMLPAVVLLDAAGNVLRPSIQQSDGRVGAEVEALKAELDEAAFLARAGNGVNQQLVAAKLRWIARHEADVFARIATVFGSYDYVNYRLTGRRAVEQNWALEAGFTDLSDNRIAADLVALAGIARDAVPDRTVTHELMGHVSAEAAAATGLPEGLPVFGGAADHIASALAAGIAAPGDVLLKFGGAGDIVVATAEATPDPRLYLDYHLVPGLYAPNGCMAASGSALNWLAGLIGAEDGDERPHVALDRLAASVPAGSDGVLCLPYFLGEKTPIHDPLARGTFTGLSLGHGKGHLWRALLEAVAYGFRHHLDVLVEMGHRPTRVFASDGGTRSRVWMQIVADVVGLPVRLLDNPHGSSVGAAWVAAIGSGLSSDWSGVSVLARHGDLIEPDPANRAVYDRGYARYRAAYEALKPVFAMD from the coding sequence ATGAGCGCTCCAGCGGCTTCGCCCGATACCGTCATCGGCCTCGACATCGGCACGACCTCCACCATCGGCATCGCGGTGCGCATGCCGGGCGAGATCGTGCATGTCGCCTCGCGGCCCGTCTCCCTGTCCTCGCCGCATCCCGGCTGGGCCGAGGAGGATCCGGCCGAATGGTGGACGAACAGCGTCGCCGTGCTGAAGGAGATCGTCGCCGCCCTCCCCGGCGGCGGCGCGAGCCTCGCCGGGCTCTGCGTGACCGGCATGCTGCCCGCCGTCGTCCTGCTCGACGCGGCGGGCAATGTCCTGCGTCCCAGCATCCAGCAGAGCGACGGCCGGGTCGGCGCCGAGGTCGAGGCGCTGAAGGCGGAACTCGACGAGGCCGCCTTCCTCGCCCGCGCCGGCAATGGCGTGAACCAGCAGCTCGTCGCCGCCAAGCTGCGCTGGATCGCCCGCCACGAGGCTGACGTGTTCGCCCGCATCGCGACGGTGTTCGGCTCCTACGACTATGTGAATTACCGCCTCACCGGTCGCCGCGCCGTCGAGCAGAACTGGGCGCTCGAGGCCGGCTTCACCGATCTTTCCGACAACCGCATCGCCGCCGATCTCGTCGCCCTCGCCGGCATCGCGCGCGACGCGGTTCCCGACCGGACGGTGACGCATGAGCTGATGGGCCACGTCTCGGCCGAGGCCGCGGCGGCGACCGGATTGCCGGAAGGACTTCCGGTCTTCGGCGGCGCGGCCGACCACATCGCCTCGGCGCTCGCCGCCGGCATCGCGGCGCCGGGCGACGTGCTGCTCAAATTCGGCGGCGCCGGCGACATCGTCGTCGCGACGGCCGAGGCGACGCCCGACCCGCGGCTCTATCTCGACTACCACCTCGTGCCGGGGCTCTATGCGCCGAACGGCTGCATGGCCGCCTCGGGCTCGGCGCTCAACTGGCTGGCAGGCCTGATCGGCGCCGAGGACGGCGACGAGCGCCCGCATGTCGCGCTCGACAGGCTGGCGGCCTCGGTGCCGGCGGGTTCGGACGGCGTGCTCTGCCTTCCCTATTTCCTCGGCGAGAAGACCCCGATCCATGATCCGCTGGCGCGCGGCACCTTCACGGGCCTCAGCCTCGGGCATGGCAAGGGCCATCTCTGGCGCGCGCTGCTGGAAGCCGTCGCCTACGGCTTCCGCCATCATCTCGACGTGCTGGTGGAGATGGGCCATCGGCCGACCCGCGTCTTCGCCTCGGATGGCGGAACGCGCAGCCGCGTGTGGATGCAGATCGTCGCCGATGTGGTCGGGCTGCCGGTGCGCCTGCTCGACAATCCGCACGGCTCCTCGGTCGGCGCCGCCTGGGTCGCGGCGATCGGCAGCGGTCTTTCGTCGGACTGGTCGGGCGTCTCGGTGCTCGCGCGGCATGGCGATCTGATCGAGCCCGATCCGGCCAATCGCGCCGTCTATGACCGCGGCTATGCGCGCTACCGCGCCGCCTATGAGGCGCTGAAGCCCGTCTTCGCGATGGACTGA
- the cueR gene encoding Cu(I)-responsive transcriptional regulator yields MNIGEAARASGVSAKMIRYYERIGLIADAARTEAGYRTYDRNDVETLRFIRRARDLGFSVDEMTALLALWRDKGRESAEVKRIALGHVADIERRIRELQGMARTLAHLAGHCHGDHRPDCPILDDLAEGSDDDTAGAGVTQRTGFRRR; encoded by the coding sequence ATGAATATCGGCGAAGCGGCCCGCGCCTCGGGCGTCTCGGCCAAGATGATCCGCTACTACGAGCGCATCGGCCTCATCGCCGATGCCGCGCGGACGGAGGCCGGATACCGGACCTATGACCGCAACGACGTCGAGACGCTGCGCTTCATCCGCCGCGCCCGCGACCTCGGCTTCTCGGTCGACGAGATGACGGCGCTGCTGGCGCTCTGGCGCGACAAGGGCCGCGAGAGCGCCGAGGTGAAGCGGATCGCGCTGGGCCATGTCGCCGATATCGAGCGCCGCATCCGCGAATTGCAGGGCATGGCGCGGACCCTCGCGCATCTCGCCGGCCATTGCCATGGCGACCATCGGCCGGACTGTCCGATCCTCGACGACCTCGCCGAGGGCAGCGACGACGACACGGCCGGTGCGGGAGTGACGCAGCGGACCGGCTTCAGGCGGCGATGA
- the iolG gene encoding inositol 2-dehydrogenase: protein MTVRLGLLGAGRIGKVHAAAIAAVPGASLVAVADAFPDAARALAASTGAEVREADAIMAASDIDAVLITTPTDLHATMIEQAAKAGKAIFCEKPIDLDVQRVRDCLAVVAKAGVPLMVGFNRRFDPNFVEVRRQIDAGTIGKVEMVSITSRDPAPPPADYIKRSGGLFRDMTIHDFDMARFLLGEEPVSVFASASVLVDPVIGELGDYDSASVVLTTASGRIAQISNTRRATYGYDQRIEVLGEKGLVSAENLRATNVEVANAEGYRREPLLNFFMTRYTEAYRAEIAAFIATIAAGKPVSPSGEDGLRALLLAEAALRSAKEKRAIEVAA, encoded by the coding sequence ATGACCGTGAGACTGGGACTTCTCGGCGCCGGCCGCATCGGCAAGGTGCATGCCGCCGCCATCGCCGCCGTGCCGGGTGCGAGCCTCGTCGCCGTGGCCGACGCCTTCCCGGACGCGGCGAGGGCGCTCGCCGCCTCGACCGGCGCCGAAGTGCGCGAGGCCGACGCGATCATGGCCGCGTCCGACATCGACGCCGTGCTGATCACGACGCCCACCGACCTGCATGCGACGATGATCGAGCAGGCGGCGAAGGCCGGCAAGGCGATCTTCTGCGAGAAGCCGATCGATCTCGACGTGCAGCGCGTGCGCGATTGCCTCGCCGTGGTCGCGAAGGCCGGCGTGCCGCTGATGGTCGGCTTCAACCGCCGCTTCGACCCGAACTTCGTCGAGGTCCGCCGCCAGATCGACGCCGGGACGATCGGCAAGGTCGAGATGGTGTCGATCACCTCGCGCGATCCGGCGCCGCCGCCGGCCGATTACATCAAGCGCTCGGGCGGTCTCTTCCGCGACATGACCATCCACGATTTCGACATGGCGCGCTTCCTGCTCGGCGAGGAGCCGGTCAGCGTGTTCGCCAGTGCCTCGGTCCTGGTCGATCCGGTCATCGGCGAGCTCGGCGATTATGACAGCGCCTCCGTGGTGCTCACCACCGCGTCGGGCCGCATCGCGCAGATCTCCAACACCCGCCGCGCCACCTATGGCTATGACCAGCGCATCGAAGTGCTGGGCGAGAAGGGCCTCGTCTCGGCCGAGAACCTGCGTGCCACCAATGTCGAGGTCGCGAATGCGGAGGGCTATCGCCGCGAGCCGCTGCTGAACTTCTTCATGACGCGCTACACCGAGGCCTACCGCGCCGAGATCGCCGCCTTCATCGCGACCATCGCCGCCGGCAAGCCGGTGAGCCCGAGCGGCGAGGACGGGCTGCGTGCGCTGCTGCTCGCCGAGGCCGCGCTGCGCTCGGCGAAGGAAAAGCGCGCCATCGAGGTCGCCGCCTGA
- a CDS encoding heavy metal translocating P-type ATPase: MTQHPHHESFAGDGPSSRVDLSIEGMSCASCVSRVEKALKAVPGVDAASVNLATERATVHAHGVSAGALEKAVAAAGYQAVRLEADTPRRDHAAHHDHQATGLGRDLALAAALTLPIVVVEMGGHLVPAFHHWTMMTLGPWNALLQWLLATLVLAIPGRRFFTSGIPALLRGAPEMNALVALGAGAAWLYSSVVTFAPGLIPAGNGALYFEAAAVIVTLILLGRLLEARAKGRTGAAIAALVKLSPRTARVSRDGAGPVELPIEQVLVGDLVVVRPGERIPVDGSVTEGASHVDESMITGEPAPVAKRPGSAVTGGTVNGTGSFTFRAERVGADTALAGIVRMVEEAQGAKLPIAALVDRITGIFVPAVIAVAVATFLGWYFLGPEPSLANALVNAVAVLIIACPCAMGLATPVSIMVGTGRAASLGVLFRQGDALQALAGAEVIALDKTGTLTEGKPRLTEFVPASGQDRAALLALVAAAESRSEHPLARALVAAAEAEQLTLPAIDAFEAVAGHGVRARVEGRAVLVGSERFLSAEGIDMSPLAADAARLAASGTTPVFVAVEGKASGVLAVADALKPSSAAAIAALRKLGRRVVMVTGDGEATARAVARAAGIDDVRAGILPEGKAAVVAELKAGGARVAFVGDGINDAPALAAADIGVAIGTGTDVAIESADVVLMSGDLMGVVRAIGLSRATMRNIRENLFWAFAYNAALIPVAAGLLYVPFGILLSPMLGAAAMALSSVFVVGNALRLSRFGREGTA; the protein is encoded by the coding sequence ATGACGCAGCATCCCCATCACGAGAGTTTCGCCGGAGACGGCCCGTCGAGCCGGGTCGACCTTTCCATCGAGGGCATGAGCTGCGCTTCCTGCGTCTCGCGCGTGGAGAAGGCGCTGAAGGCGGTGCCGGGCGTCGATGCCGCGAGCGTCAATCTCGCCACCGAACGGGCGACCGTGCATGCCCATGGCGTGTCGGCCGGCGCGCTCGAGAAGGCCGTCGCCGCCGCCGGCTACCAGGCAGTGCGGCTCGAGGCCGATACGCCGCGGCGCGACCATGCGGCCCATCACGACCACCAGGCGACCGGGCTCGGCCGCGATCTCGCGCTCGCCGCCGCGCTCACGCTGCCGATCGTCGTCGTCGAGATGGGTGGCCATCTCGTTCCGGCCTTCCATCACTGGACGATGATGACCCTCGGCCCGTGGAACGCGCTGCTGCAATGGCTGCTGGCGACGCTGGTCCTCGCCATTCCGGGCCGCCGCTTCTTTACCAGCGGCATTCCCGCTTTGCTGCGCGGCGCGCCGGAGATGAACGCGCTGGTCGCGCTCGGCGCCGGTGCCGCCTGGCTCTATTCGAGCGTCGTCACCTTCGCGCCCGGCCTGATCCCGGCCGGCAACGGTGCGCTCTATTTCGAGGCGGCGGCGGTCATCGTGACGCTGATCCTGCTCGGCCGGCTTCTCGAAGCCCGCGCCAAGGGCCGCACCGGCGCAGCCATCGCCGCGCTGGTCAAGCTGTCGCCGCGCACGGCCCGGGTCAGCCGCGACGGCGCCGGGCCCGTCGAACTGCCGATCGAGCAGGTCCTCGTCGGCGACCTCGTCGTCGTCAGGCCGGGCGAACGCATTCCCGTCGACGGCAGCGTCACCGAGGGCGCCTCGCATGTCGACGAATCGATGATCACCGGCGAGCCGGCACCGGTCGCCAAGCGGCCGGGCAGCGCGGTCACCGGCGGCACGGTCAACGGCACCGGCAGCTTCACCTTTCGCGCCGAGCGGGTCGGTGCCGATACCGCGCTGGCGGGCATCGTGCGCATGGTCGAGGAGGCGCAGGGCGCGAAGCTGCCGATCGCGGCGCTGGTCGACCGCATCACCGGTATCTTCGTTCCGGCGGTGATCGCGGTCGCGGTGGCGACCTTCCTCGGCTGGTACTTCCTCGGGCCGGAGCCGTCGCTCGCCAATGCGCTGGTCAATGCCGTGGCGGTGCTCATCATCGCCTGCCCCTGCGCCATGGGCCTTGCGACGCCGGTCTCCATCATGGTCGGCACCGGGCGGGCGGCATCGCTCGGCGTGCTCTTCCGCCAGGGCGACGCCCTGCAGGCGCTCGCCGGGGCCGAGGTGATCGCGCTCGACAAGACCGGCACGCTGACGGAAGGGAAGCCCCGCCTGACCGAGTTCGTCCCGGCATCCGGTCAGGATCGCGCGGCTCTGCTCGCACTGGTCGCCGCGGCCGAGAGCCGGTCGGAGCATCCGCTCGCCCGCGCACTGGTGGCAGCGGCGGAGGCCGAGCAGCTGACGCTCCCTGCCATCGACGCCTTCGAGGCGGTGGCGGGCCATGGCGTTCGCGCCCGTGTCGAGGGCCGCGCGGTCCTCGTCGGCAGCGAGCGCTTCCTCAGCGCCGAAGGCATCGACATGTCGCCGCTCGCCGCCGATGCGGCGCGGCTCGCCGCGAGCGGCACGACGCCGGTCTTCGTCGCTGTCGAGGGCAAGGCGTCCGGCGTCCTCGCCGTCGCCGATGCGCTGAAGCCGTCGAGCGCCGCGGCCATCGCCGCGCTTCGCAAGCTCGGCCGGCGCGTGGTGATGGTGACCGGCGATGGCGAGGCGACGGCGCGGGCGGTGGCACGCGCGGCCGGCATCGACGATGTGCGGGCCGGCATCCTGCCCGAGGGCAAGGCGGCCGTGGTCGCCGAGCTCAAGGCCGGTGGCGCCCGCGTCGCCTTTGTCGGCGACGGCATCAACGACGCGCCGGCGCTCGCCGCCGCCGATATCGGCGTCGCCATCGGCACCGGCACCGATGTCGCGATCGAAAGCGCCGATGTCGTGCTGATGTCGGGCGACCTCATGGGAGTCGTGCGGGCGATCGGCCTGTCGCGGGCGACGATGCGCAATATCCGCGAGAACCTCTTCTGGGCCTTCGCCTACAACGCGGCGCTGATCCCGGTGGCGGCCGGACTGCTCTATGTCCCGTTCGGCATCCTGCTCTCGCCGATGCTGGGCGCGGCGGCGATGGCGCTCTCCAGCGTGTTCGTGGTCGGCAACGCGCTCCGCCTCTCGCGCTTCGGAAGGGAGGGAACGGCATGA
- a CDS encoding heavy-metal-associated domain-containing protein, with translation MIDKPERIDPMLTFTVPDMSCGHCASTIGKAAREAAPGAEVRVDLATKRVEIDGAADAATVAAAIRAAGYEPASA, from the coding sequence ATGATCGACAAACCCGAAAGGATCGACCCCATGCTCACCTTCACGGTCCCCGACATGAGCTGCGGCCACTGCGCGTCCACGATCGGCAAGGCGGCGCGCGAGGCGGCGCCCGGCGCGGAGGTCCGGGTCGATCTCGCGACGAAGCGGGTGGAGATCGACGGCGCCGCCGACGCCGCCACGGTGGCGGCCGCCATCCGCGCCGCCGGCTACGAGCCGGCCTCGGCCTGA
- a CDS encoding BtpA/SgcQ family protein: MVFDFFGARRKVVVGMVHIGALPGTPLYDADGGVQKLIDDAGADLEKLQAGGIHSVMFGNENDRPYVFKASPATLAAMTAVIQALKPTLKVPFGVNYLWDPSASVAIACATGASFAREIFTGLFASDMGLWQPSAAEALRLRRDLGRPDLKLLFNINAEFAASLDHRPIALRAKSAVFSSLADAILVSGPITGQPAETSDLKAVADAVKTVPIFANTGVRLENVREVLSLADGVIVGTHFKVDGDTWNAVDAERVKRFMDVVEEFA; this comes from the coding sequence ATGGTGTTTGATTTCTTCGGCGCGCGCCGCAAGGTGGTGGTCGGCATGGTGCATATCGGCGCGCTGCCCGGCACGCCGCTCTACGACGCCGATGGCGGCGTCCAGAAGCTGATCGACGACGCGGGCGCCGATCTGGAGAAGCTGCAGGCCGGCGGCATCCATTCGGTGATGTTCGGCAACGAGAACGACCGGCCCTATGTCTTCAAGGCCTCGCCGGCGACGCTCGCCGCGATGACGGCGGTGATCCAGGCGCTGAAGCCGACGCTCAAGGTGCCGTTCGGCGTCAACTATCTCTGGGACCCGTCCGCCTCGGTCGCCATCGCCTGCGCGACCGGCGCCTCCTTCGCCCGCGAGATCTTCACCGGCCTCTTCGCCTCCGACATGGGCCTGTGGCAGCCCTCCGCCGCCGAGGCGCTGCGCCTTCGCCGCGACCTCGGCCGGCCCGACCTCAAGCTCCTCTTCAACATCAACGCCGAATTCGCCGCGAGCCTCGATCACCGGCCGATCGCGCTGCGCGCCAAGAGCGCCGTCTTCTCCTCGCTCGCCGACGCGATCCTCGTCTCGGGCCCGATCACCGGCCAGCCGGCCGAGACCTCGGACCTCAAGGCCGTCGCCGACGCCGTCAAGACCGTGCCGATCTTCGCCAATACCGGCGTTCGGCTGGAGAATGTCCGCGAGGTTCTCTCGCTGGCGGACGGCGTGATCGTCGGCACCCATTTCAAGGTCGACGGCGACACCTGGAACGCGGTCGACGCCGAGCGGGTCAAGCGCTTCATGGATGTCGTCGAGGAATTCGCCTGA
- a CDS encoding glycerophosphodiester phosphodiesterase gives MADAVPFSDPGLALVVGDHVVCLKWHRMKRRIGDVPFTASILAEAFALGASSEIDLRVTGDDGFAVLHDATLDRETTGHGAVAASSDAMLRALHMRTPDGEPTSEPLLLLDDLAALAVRDAADGTLVQLDLKEEAAAITDRVVERFAATLAPVADRFILSGGDLAAVRRLADAVPGLAAGYDPCDPGVIAPLQTAEDFARFTDDAIAASGAMAMIYLAYPLVLKADASGFDMIGAFHAAGKRVDAWTLNTTHPDAAASLARLVALRADQITTDEPLRLAALYAKSDTSQG, from the coding sequence ATGGCTGATGCGGTACCCTTCTCCGATCCGGGGCTGGCGCTCGTCGTGGGCGACCATGTCGTCTGCCTGAAATGGCACCGGATGAAGCGCCGCATCGGCGACGTTCCCTTCACCGCCAGCATCCTCGCCGAAGCCTTCGCTCTCGGAGCCTCGTCGGAAATCGATCTGCGCGTCACCGGCGATGACGGCTTCGCGGTCCTCCACGACGCGACGCTCGATCGCGAAACGACCGGACACGGCGCCGTTGCCGCTTCGAGCGACGCGATGCTCCGCGCGCTCCATATGCGCACGCCGGACGGCGAGCCGACCAGCGAGCCGCTGCTGCTGCTGGACGATCTCGCGGCTCTCGCCGTGCGGGATGCGGCGGACGGAACGCTCGTCCAGCTCGATCTCAAGGAAGAGGCGGCGGCGATCACCGACCGCGTCGTGGAGCGCTTCGCCGCGACGCTGGCGCCGGTGGCCGATCGCTTCATCCTCTCGGGCGGCGATCTCGCGGCTGTCCGCCGGCTCGCCGATGCGGTGCCGGGGCTCGCGGCCGGCTACGACCCGTGCGACCCGGGCGTCATCGCGCCGCTTCAGACGGCGGAGGACTTCGCCCGCTTCACGGACGATGCGATCGCGGCGTCCGGCGCCATGGCGATGATCTATCTCGCTTATCCGCTGGTGCTGAAGGCCGATGCGAGCGGCTTCGACATGATCGGGGCGTTCCATGCCGCCGGGAAGCGGGTCGATGCCTGGACGCTGAACACGACCCATCCGGACGCGGCCGCCTCCCTCGCCCGGCTGGTGGCGCTTCGCGCCGACCAGATCACCACCGACGAGCCGCTCCGCCTCGCCGCGCTCTATGCGAAGAGCGACACCAGCCAGGGGTGA
- a CDS encoding Gfo/Idh/MocA family protein, with product MVTGRGIGVGLIGTGYMGKCHALAWNAVAPTFGDVARPRLVHLAEASGDLAARKAAELGFEKASGDWRRLVEDPEVDIVSVTTPNAFHAEMAIAALEAGKHVWCEKPMATSLADAEAMLAAAERAGTVTALGYNYIQNPATRHMKALIEAGAIGEVNHVRFEMDEDFMADGTAPFGWKSQKESGYGALDDFGVHPLSLLHVLVGPLTEVIADCAMPYATRPATGGRAVETHDIANILIHAGRVSGSILLNRSAWGRKGRIAVQVFGSEGTLAYDQERMNEIQIYEARGPLAGQGFRTILTGTVHPPYDKFIPAPGHGLGFNDLKVIEAHEILKKIAGEDAHLIDFAAGIAIERAVHAMARSFAERAWVRV from the coding sequence ATGGTGACCGGGCGGGGAATTGGCGTCGGCCTCATCGGGACCGGCTATATGGGCAAATGCCACGCACTGGCCTGGAACGCCGTGGCGCCGACCTTCGGCGACGTGGCGCGGCCGCGGCTCGTCCATCTCGCCGAGGCCAGTGGCGATCTCGCGGCGCGCAAGGCGGCCGAGCTCGGCTTCGAAAAGGCGTCGGGCGACTGGCGCCGGCTCGTCGAGGACCCCGAGGTCGACATCGTTTCGGTCACGACGCCGAACGCGTTCCATGCCGAGATGGCGATCGCCGCGCTCGAGGCCGGCAAGCATGTCTGGTGCGAGAAGCCGATGGCGACTTCGCTGGCCGATGCCGAGGCGATGCTCGCAGCGGCCGAGAGGGCCGGCACGGTGACGGCGCTCGGCTACAACTACATCCAGAATCCCGCCACGCGGCACATGAAGGCGCTGATCGAGGCCGGGGCCATCGGCGAGGTCAACCATGTCCGCTTCGAGATGGACGAGGACTTCATGGCCGACGGCACGGCGCCGTTCGGCTGGAAGAGCCAGAAGGAATCGGGCTACGGCGCGCTCGACGATTTCGGCGTGCACCCGCTCTCGCTGCTGCATGTGCTGGTCGGCCCGCTGACCGAGGTGATCGCCGACTGCGCAATGCCTTATGCCACGCGTCCCGCCACCGGCGGCCGCGCCGTCGAGACGCACGACATCGCCAACATCCTGATCCATGCCGGCCGCGTCTCGGGCAGCATCCTGCTCAATCGCTCGGCCTGGGGCCGCAAGGGCCGCATCGCCGTCCAGGTCTTCGGGTCGGAAGGCACGCTCGCCTACGACCAGGAGCGGATGAACGAGATCCAGATCTACGAGGCGCGGGGGCCGCTGGCGGGGCAGGGCTTCCGGACGATCCTCACCGGCACGGTCCATCCCCCCTATGACAAGTTCATTCCGGCGCCCGGCCACGGGCTCGGCTTCAACGATCTCAAGGTGATCGAGGCGCACGAGATCCTGAAGAAGATCGCCGGCGAGGACGCCCATCTCATCGACTTCGCCGCCGGCATCGCCATCGAGCGTGCCGTCCACGCCATGGCCCGCTCCTTCGCCGAGCGCGCCTGGGTGCGTGTCTGA